One stretch of Chitinophaga pendula DNA includes these proteins:
- a CDS encoding ThuA domain-containing protein, with the protein MLSEFRRMTLLGVLFVLAFFPCFAQTVPFKVIAFYTGRHDRAHISFVHEANRWFPRMAREHAFVYDSTADWSKMNKEFLSQYQVVVFLDTRPETADQRAAFEAYMEGGGAWMGFHFSAFALTPSDYPQDWDWYHNRFLGSGSYVSNTWHPTSARLRVEDQRHAAVKGLPAVFTSAPNEWYRWEHDLRKNRDIRILLSIDPSSFPLGTGPKPHEIWHRGYYPVVWTNKRYKMIYFNMGHNDIDYDGGTNKELSFSFDNETQNKLVLNSLLWLGGRK; encoded by the coding sequence ATGTTATCTGAATTCCGCCGCATGACGCTGCTCGGCGTCTTATTTGTTCTGGCCTTTTTCCCTTGTTTTGCGCAGACGGTACCTTTTAAGGTGATTGCTTTTTATACGGGTAGGCATGACCGTGCGCATATTAGTTTTGTGCATGAGGCGAACCGTTGGTTTCCGCGGATGGCGCGGGAGCATGCGTTTGTGTATGATTCTACTGCTGACTGGAGTAAGATGAATAAGGAATTTTTGTCGCAGTACCAGGTGGTGGTGTTTTTGGATACGCGGCCGGAGACGGCGGATCAGCGGGCGGCGTTTGAGGCGTATATGGAAGGCGGCGGTGCGTGGATGGGGTTTCATTTCTCTGCTTTTGCGTTGACGCCATCGGATTATCCGCAGGATTGGGATTGGTATCATAACCGGTTTCTCGGGTCGGGATCGTATGTGAGTAATACGTGGCATCCGACCAGTGCGCGTTTGCGGGTGGAGGACCAGCGGCATGCGGCGGTGAAGGGGTTACCGGCGGTATTTACGTCTGCGCCTAATGAGTGGTATCGTTGGGAGCATGATCTGCGTAAGAACCGGGATATCCGGATATTATTATCTATTGACCCCAGTAGTTTTCCGTTGGGTACGGGACCTAAGCCGCATGAGATATGGCATAGGGGGTATTACCCGGTGGTGTGGACGAACAAGCGGTATAAGATGATCTATTTCAATATGGGTCATAATGACATTGATTATGATGGGGGTACTAATAAGGAGTTATCTTTTTCTTTTGACAACGAGACGCAGAACAAGCTGGTTTTAAACAGTTTATTATGGTTAGGCGGCCGTAAGTGA
- a CDS encoding sensor histidine kinase, with translation MDFQKSERLFSSKLFRYLSRILVLYVFSTIFKSFDLSFQELHVFNMRGHLFSLFYVLFGLLVWEGAIWVSRKTERAVERKHSTARLWYICGVLLLYGLCAALLFGFLYGLLDVLVFNRYEAWESFKAFSYDLNFGTFLFYLLILTFNGVVFYYKGWKEYQLQTERLMRENIQAKYDALRNQIDPHFFFNSLSVLTNIVYKSPDLAADYITQLAKTYRYILDKKFENLVPIQTELDFLDSYLFLIRIRHQHSIQFISEIMEKVKHKGMIPPATLQLLVENAIKHNRFSVNDPLIITVRSDEHSLTVTNHIRPKLHPDHSWGIGLENIHKRYELASGQGILVSQEGALFIVKIPIIFQS, from the coding sequence ATGGACTTTCAAAAAAGCGAGCGATTATTTTCGAGCAAGCTATTCCGGTATTTATCGAGGATATTGGTATTGTATGTATTCAGTACGATCTTCAAGTCGTTTGACCTTTCTTTCCAGGAGCTGCATGTGTTTAATATGCGCGGGCATTTATTCAGCCTGTTCTATGTATTATTCGGTTTGTTGGTCTGGGAGGGAGCGATATGGGTATCGCGTAAGACGGAGCGGGCGGTGGAGCGTAAGCACTCTACGGCCCGGCTTTGGTATATCTGTGGGGTATTGTTGTTGTATGGGCTGTGTGCGGCGTTGTTATTCGGGTTCCTATATGGGTTGCTGGATGTGCTGGTATTTAACCGTTATGAGGCCTGGGAGAGTTTTAAGGCATTTAGTTATGACCTGAACTTCGGGACTTTCCTTTTTTACTTATTGATACTGACATTTAACGGGGTGGTGTTTTACTACAAGGGGTGGAAGGAGTACCAGTTGCAGACGGAGCGGCTGATGCGGGAGAATATCCAGGCGAAATATGATGCGTTACGGAACCAGATAGATCCACATTTTTTTTTCAACTCACTCAGTGTGTTGACCAATATCGTTTACAAGAGTCCTGACCTGGCAGCTGATTATATTACGCAGCTGGCGAAGACGTACCGGTATATCCTGGACAAGAAGTTTGAGAACCTGGTGCCGATACAGACGGAGCTAGACTTTCTGGATTCGTATCTTTTCCTGATCCGTATCCGGCATCAGCATAGTATACAGTTCATTTCGGAGATTATGGAAAAGGTGAAACACAAGGGGATGATACCACCGGCGACGTTGCAGTTGCTGGTGGAAAATGCGATTAAACACAATCGTTTTTCCGTGAATGATCCGTTGATCATTACGGTGCGTAGTGATGAGCATTCGCTGACGGTCACCAATCATATACGGCCCAAGCTGCATCCGGATCATTCGTGGGGGATTGGCTTGGAGAATATCCATAAACGTTATGAGCTGGCCAGTGGCCAGGGTATTCTTGTGAGCCAGGAGGGAGCGCTGTTCATTGTTAAAATACCTATTATATTCCAGTCATGA
- a CDS encoding AraC family transcriptional regulator, whose product MASAAIPVYDICSISKNGHPQDLLAERFPDYLEQHYQYLHHPHRHTFYHLALFTRGSGTHTIDFVKFEVKAYQLYFMAPGQVHSWNFEEGIDGFVVHFSADLFRSFLLDPNYLEQFPFFSGNSRQGVCQLPGAVQGLVTGLLEDIVRAGKQAPHPDVDIIRLRLIELFLTVERHCMTADAIKHPKQQSVLLNNFQQLINQYYRTMRLPKEYAELLYITPNHLNALCRALLGKTAGDLIRERVLLEAKRLLTNAHMSITEIAYELNFQDNSYFNRFFKKNEGMTPEEFRKEFIHQ is encoded by the coding sequence ATGGCAAGTGCAGCGATACCGGTATATGATATTTGTAGTATCAGTAAAAATGGACATCCTCAGGACCTGCTGGCGGAGCGGTTTCCGGATTACCTGGAGCAGCATTACCAGTATTTGCATCATCCGCATCGTCATACTTTTTATCATCTGGCGTTGTTTACGCGAGGAAGTGGTACGCATACGATAGACTTTGTCAAGTTTGAGGTGAAGGCATACCAGTTGTATTTTATGGCACCCGGACAGGTGCATAGCTGGAATTTTGAGGAGGGGATAGATGGGTTTGTGGTGCATTTTTCTGCTGATCTTTTCCGTTCTTTTTTGCTGGACCCGAATTACCTGGAGCAGTTTCCATTTTTCAGCGGCAACAGCCGGCAAGGTGTGTGCCAGTTGCCCGGCGCTGTGCAGGGGTTGGTGACGGGGTTGCTGGAGGATATTGTGCGGGCGGGCAAGCAGGCGCCGCATCCTGATGTGGATATTATCCGGTTGCGGTTGATTGAGTTATTCCTGACGGTGGAGCGTCATTGTATGACGGCGGATGCTATTAAACATCCGAAGCAGCAGTCGGTGTTGCTGAACAATTTTCAGCAGTTGATCAACCAGTACTACCGTACGATGCGATTGCCGAAGGAGTATGCGGAGTTGTTGTATATCACGCCTAACCACCTGAATGCGTTGTGCCGGGCGTTGCTTGGCAAGACAGCCGGCGACCTGATACGGGAGCGGGTGTTGCTGGAGGCGAAGCGGTTGCTGACGAATGCACATATGAGCATTACGGAGATCGCCTATGAGTTGAACTTCCAGGACAACTCTTACTTCAACCGGTTTTTCAAGAAAAATGAGGGGATGACGCCGGAAGAGTTCAGAAAAGAATTTATTCATCAATAA
- a CDS encoding LytR/AlgR family response regulator transcription factor, producing the protein MRVVIFEDEMHNAERLIQLLHQCNPAIEVVAIISSVVEGMRWMEESHRVDLMMMDIQLSDGNCFELFSQTKVHTPIIFTTAYDGFALQAFKVNSIDYLMKPIDLKELQQALQKYEQFRPAQPYNIDISKIAEEFLRRDNTRFIGRLNNQLIYVKAKDISFIQFVKGGTWATTNTSQRVPLDYSLDQIEKMLDKGQFFRINRQFIIHIDAIKKITAYYNSRLILQLEPAVDEDVIISRERVADFKNWLEGKYEGM; encoded by the coding sequence ATGAGAGTGGTCATATTTGAAGATGAAATGCATAATGCGGAGCGGCTGATCCAGTTGTTGCATCAATGTAATCCTGCGATAGAGGTGGTGGCTATTATTTCGTCGGTAGTGGAGGGGATGCGATGGATGGAGGAATCACACCGGGTGGACCTGATGATGATGGATATCCAGCTTTCTGACGGGAATTGTTTTGAGTTATTCAGCCAGACGAAGGTGCATACGCCTATTATTTTTACGACGGCTTATGATGGATTTGCGTTGCAGGCTTTTAAGGTGAATAGTATAGACTACCTGATGAAGCCGATCGATCTGAAGGAGTTGCAGCAGGCGCTGCAGAAGTATGAGCAGTTCCGGCCTGCACAGCCTTATAATATTGATATTTCAAAGATTGCGGAGGAGTTTTTACGGCGGGACAATACGCGTTTTATCGGGCGGCTGAACAACCAGTTGATCTATGTGAAGGCGAAGGATATTTCGTTTATCCAGTTTGTGAAAGGAGGTACGTGGGCGACGACCAATACGAGCCAGCGGGTGCCATTGGACTATTCACTGGATCAGATAGAGAAGATGCTGGACAAGGGCCAGTTTTTCCGTATTAACCGGCAATTTATCATTCATATAGACGCTATTAAAAAGATCACGGCTTATTATAACAGCCGGTTGATCCTGCAGTTGGAGCCTGCGGTGGATGAGGATGTGATCATCAGCCGGGAGCGGGTGGCGGATTTCAAGAACTGGCTGGAAGGCAAATATGAAGGTATGTAG
- a CDS encoding SDR family NAD(P)-dependent oxidoreductase, which produces MSNPSKYTLITGASSGLGKEFAIQCARKGMNIILIALPGGNTSSLAYHLMLEYQVDVQVFEFDLTDVSLLKCKLEEIMRRYAIDFLINNAGVGGTAAITGAPVDKIDQIILVNVRSTALVTRLLLPHLLQHERSYIMNISSMAAFTPIAYKTVYPASKAFVSSFSLGLKEELAGTGLSVSVVYPGPIMTNSLTSRRIIVQGAKGKMGLLPTSEIARIALRKTLAGDGVIIPGFMNRLNHMLMNIIPLALKLKIVSKAVKKEIPYSSMPA; this is translated from the coding sequence ATGAGTAATCCAAGTAAATACACACTGATCACCGGGGCGAGTTCCGGTTTGGGGAAGGAGTTTGCCATTCAATGTGCGCGGAAGGGGATGAACATTATCCTGATTGCGTTGCCCGGAGGGAATACGAGTTCGCTGGCGTATCATCTGATGCTGGAGTACCAGGTGGATGTGCAGGTATTTGAGTTTGATCTTACGGATGTATCGTTGTTAAAGTGTAAGCTGGAGGAGATCATGCGGCGTTATGCGATCGACTTTCTGATCAACAATGCTGGTGTGGGGGGTACGGCGGCTATTACGGGTGCGCCGGTGGACAAGATCGACCAGATCATCCTGGTGAATGTGCGTAGTACGGCGTTGGTGACGCGGTTGCTGCTCCCGCATTTGTTGCAGCATGAACGTAGTTATATCATGAATATTTCGAGTATGGCGGCATTTACGCCTATTGCCTATAAGACTGTTTACCCTGCCTCGAAGGCATTTGTTTCTTCTTTCTCCTTGGGATTGAAGGAGGAGCTGGCAGGTACGGGGTTGTCGGTGAGTGTGGTGTATCCCGGTCCTATTATGACGAATTCGCTGACATCGCGGCGGATCATTGTGCAAGGGGCGAAGGGTAAGATGGGGTTATTGCCTACTTCGGAGATTGCGCGTATAGCGCTACGGAAGACGCTGGCGGGGGATGGGGTGATCATTCCCGGGTTTATGAACCGGCTGAATCATATGTTGATGAACATTATTCCTTTAGCATTAAAACTAAAAATTGTGTCGAAGGCGGTGAAGAAGGAGATCCCCTACTCTTCTATGCCCGCCTGA
- a CDS encoding START domain-containing protein, which produces MVHAGLLTIIHTVLLQAMLAVAPAPDDFKLVKRDGTLSLYERWIASRSGDKVREIKAVFSVRSRTPDIIHLLKDASKGKQWNPDVRTYQVVGGADQHRWLTYIQYDFPWPLEDQDCLLAYHYQAGVTDRSVEISFESALHSQFPESRNVTRITGTRGKWVLEPQAGDELRITYIITTDRSKKIPRWVSDPIVHSHLFKTMSKFKRLLETTAHE; this is translated from the coding sequence ATGGTACACGCGGGATTATTGACGATCATTCATACGGTGCTGTTGCAGGCGATGCTGGCGGTGGCGCCGGCGCCGGATGATTTCAAGCTGGTGAAGCGGGATGGGACGTTATCGTTGTACGAGCGGTGGATCGCTTCGAGGAGTGGGGATAAGGTACGGGAGATCAAGGCGGTGTTTTCGGTGCGGAGCCGGACGCCGGATATTATTCACCTGTTGAAGGATGCTTCCAAGGGGAAACAATGGAACCCGGATGTGCGGACTTACCAGGTGGTGGGAGGTGCTGACCAGCACCGTTGGCTGACATATATACAATATGATTTTCCCTGGCCGCTGGAGGACCAGGACTGTCTGCTGGCATATCATTACCAGGCGGGGGTGACGGACCGTTCGGTGGAGATCTCTTTTGAGAGTGCGTTGCACAGTCAGTTTCCGGAGAGCAGGAATGTAACGCGCATTACCGGTACGCGGGGGAAGTGGGTATTGGAGCCGCAAGCCGGGGATGAGTTGCGGATCACTTATATTATCACGACGGACCGTAGTAAAAAGATCCCCCGTTGGGTTTCTGATCCGATCGTTCATTCTCACCTGTTCAAGACTATGTCCAAATTTAAGCGCCTTTTAGAAACTACTGCACATGAGTAA
- a CDS encoding NAD-dependent epimerase/dehydratase family protein gives MSKVLVTGANGFLGANLTRELFRLGYEVKAMVRPSADLKGISDIPCELFFGHIDDAAEVMQAVAGCDIVVHTASITEQWDIDFAAYERVNFTGTKHIVAACLAQGVQKFVHVSTANTMGPGNKENPGSELNGFALFNANSGYINSKYLAQQYVLEQIEHCKLPGVIVNPTFMIGPHDTKPSSGKLLLYGLGKKVVFYPPGGKNFVHIQDVCMGIIKAIERGRIGDCYLLAGHNLSYKEFFQLVNEVAREPKLIVRIPPVVLKVGGLIGSMVERVTRRSQKLNYSSAYLLCLENYYTGKKSERELSVRYTPMKTAVGDALNWFKENAYF, from the coding sequence ATGAGTAAAGTATTAGTAACGGGCGCCAATGGTTTTTTGGGTGCGAATCTGACCCGGGAGTTATTCCGGCTGGGGTATGAGGTGAAGGCGATGGTGCGGCCATCTGCGGATCTGAAAGGCATTTCGGATATTCCCTGTGAGTTGTTTTTCGGGCATATAGACGATGCAGCGGAGGTGATGCAGGCGGTGGCCGGCTGTGACATTGTGGTGCATACGGCCAGTATTACGGAGCAATGGGATATTGACTTTGCGGCTTATGAGCGAGTGAACTTTACGGGGACCAAACATATTGTAGCGGCTTGTCTGGCACAGGGAGTGCAAAAGTTCGTGCATGTGAGTACTGCGAATACGATGGGGCCTGGCAATAAGGAAAATCCTGGTAGTGAGCTGAACGGTTTTGCGCTGTTCAATGCTAATTCGGGGTATATCAACAGTAAGTACCTGGCGCAGCAGTATGTGCTGGAGCAGATAGAGCACTGTAAGCTGCCCGGCGTGATTGTGAATCCGACGTTTATGATAGGGCCTCATGATACGAAGCCCAGCAGTGGCAAGTTATTGTTATACGGTTTGGGGAAGAAGGTGGTGTTTTATCCTCCCGGCGGTAAGAACTTTGTGCATATACAGGATGTATGTATGGGTATTATCAAGGCGATAGAGCGGGGGCGTATAGGTGATTGTTATTTGCTGGCCGGTCATAACCTGAGTTATAAGGAGTTCTTTCAGCTGGTGAACGAGGTGGCTCGGGAGCCGAAGCTGATCGTTCGTATTCCGCCGGTGGTGTTGAAGGTGGGTGGTTTGATCGGGTCGATGGTGGAGCGGGTGACGCGTCGTTCGCAGAAGCTGAACTATTCTTCGGCTTACCTGTTGTGTCTGGAGAATTATTATACCGGTAAAAAATCGGAGCGGGAGTTGTCGGTGCGGTACACGCCGATGAAGACGGCGGTAGGTGATGCGTTGAACTGGTTTAAGGAAAATGCCTATTTTTAA